A region of Lepus europaeus isolate LE1 chromosome 2, mLepTim1.pri, whole genome shotgun sequence DNA encodes the following proteins:
- the TRMT10C gene encoding tRNA methyltransferase 10 homolog C encodes MSVFLKMSVSVTLRPFARFLVPFTLHRKRRNLCSTILHRCLSSKIPAVPCPNKEGTSAPEQLELDGWKATMKSSVQEAISTGFSDKDEDPLVATRELIEMWRLLGKEVPEHITEEELKTIMECPSKSSKKKYLKYLYIKENLKKARQIKKEMKAAAKEEAKKVKLLETTEEDKQQNFLFLRLWDRNMNIAMDWKGAQAMQFGQPLVFDMIYDNYMKPKELQNAVSQLLESEGCNRRNIDPFHIYFCNLKINGAYHRELVKRYGEKWDKLLLTATEKSYVDLFPKDDIIYLTADSPNVMTTFRHDKIYIVGSFVDKAMQPGTSLAKAKRLKLATECLPLDKYLQWDIGTKNLTLDQMMRILLCLKNSGSWEEALKFVPRRKHSGYLEVSQQSRDFVNKLKKVKTFNSFPKGSLNVLTQKR; translated from the coding sequence ATGTCTGTTTTCCTCAAAATGAGTGTTAGTGTAACATTAAGACCTTTTGCCAGGTTTCTGGTGCCATTTACCCTTCATAGGAAGAGAAGGAATTTATGTTCAACAATTCTGCATAGATGCTTGTCTTCCAAAATACCAGCTGTGCCCTGTCCTAATAAGGAGGGTACATCTGCTCCTGAACAGCTAGAATTGGATGGATGGAAAGCTACAATGAAATCTAGTGTGCAAGAAGCTATTTCAACAGGCTTCAGTGACAAGGATGAAGATCCTCTAGTTGCCACCAGAGAATTAATTGAAATGTGGAGATTGCTTGGCAAAGAAGTACCAGAACACATCACTGAAGAAGAGCTTAAAACCATTATGGAATGTCCTTCTAAGtcatcaaaaaagaaatatttgaaatatttatatattaaggaAAACCTGAAAAAAGCCaggcaaataaaaaaagaaatgaaagcagcagcaaaggaagaagcaaaaaaaGTCAAGCTGCTAGAAACCACTGAGGAAGATAAACAGCAAAACTTTCTTTTTCTACGACTTTGGGATAGGAATATGAACATTGCAATGGACTGGAAAGGTGCTCAGGCCATGCAGTTTGGACAGCCTTTAGTTTTTGACATGATTTATGATAATTATATGAAACCAAAAGAACTACAGAATGCAGTTTCTCAACTTTTAGAAAGTGAAGGGTGTAACAGAAGAAATATTGATCCTTTCCATATTTATTTCTGTAACCTTAAAATAAATGGTGCTTATCATAGAGAGTTAGTTAAACGTTATGGAGAAAAATGGGACAAATTGCTTTTAACAGCAACAGAAAAGTCTTATGTAGATTTATTTCCAAAGGATGATATTATATATTTAACTGCAGATTCTCCCAATGTTATGACTACTTTTAGGCATGACAAAATTTATATAGTTGGATCATTTGTTGATAAGGCTATGCAACCAGGCACATCCCTAGCCAAGGCAAAACGACTAAAGCTGGCAACAGAATGCCTTCCATTAGATAAATATTTACAGTGGGACATTGGTACCAAAAATCTCACCCTAGATCAGATGATGCGTATTTTGTTATGTCTGAAAAACTCTGGAAGTTGGGAAGAGGCTCTGAAGTTTGTTCCCAGGAGAAAGCATAGTGGTTATCTGGAGGTTTCACAACAATCTCGAGATTTTGTCAATAAACTGAAGAAGGTAAAGACCTTTAATTCATTTCCAAAAGGCTCTCTAAATGTACTTACACAAAAGAGATAA